cagagtctggctccttggtctgagtctcatcagtctggctccttggtctgagtctcatcagagtctggctcctcggtctgagtctcatcagtctggctccttggtctgaCTCTCATCAGTCTGGCTCCTTGTTCTGattctctaccctccctctctctctctttccctctgttctgactctctaccctccctctctcttacctctgttctgactctctaccctccctctctcttacctctgttctgactctctaccctccccccctctctctttccctctgttctgactctctcccctccctctctctctctaccctccctctctctctttccctctgttctgactctctaccctctctctctctttccctctgttctgactctctcccctccctctctctcttcccctgttctgactctctaccctccctctctctctctttccctctgttctgactctctaccctccctctctctctttccctctgttctgactctctaccctccctctctctctttccctctgttctgactctctaccctccctctctctctctttccctctgttctgactctctaccctccctctctctctctttccctctgttctgactctctaccctccccctctctctctttccctctgttctgactctctcccctccctctctccctctgttctgactctcccccctccctctctccccctgttctgactctctaccctccctctctctttccctgtgttctgactctctaccctccctctctctctctttccctctgttctgactctctaccctccctctctctctttccctctgttctgactctcccccctctctctttccctctgttctgactctctactctccctctctctctttccctctgttctgactctctaccctccctctctctctttccctcagggCTCCAGATCCTCtatctgttctgactctctaccctcccagtATAGTATACACAGACtggacaacaggacaatgatcctaagcccggacttgaacccgatcgaacatctctggagagacctgaaaatagcagtgcagcgacgctccccatccaacctgacagagcttgagatgatctgcagagaagaatgagagaaactccccaaatacaggtgtgccaagcttgtagcatcatacccaagaagactcaaggctgtaatcactgccaaaggtgtttcaacaaagtactgagtaaagggtctgaatacttatgtaaatgtgatatctaagttttttttaaataaaaatgtgcaCACATAAaataaacagtttttgctttgtaattctgggttattgtgtgtagattgatgaggggaaaaacaatgtaatctattttagaataaggctgtaacgtgacaaaatgtgtaaaaagtcaaggggtctgaatgctttctgaatgcactgtatatcagtatattagactctctctctctgcagtgatgTTGTTTTCATCACTTCTGGTTTAACACTGCCATCAAGTGGTGATTGTCCAAACTGCACCCCTGTTAAGATATAAAGCGagcagagagtgtgagagagagcagagagcagagagagagaggagagagagcagagagagaagagagcagagcagagagagaagagagagcagagaaaagagagagagcagagagagcgagcgggtgagagcagagagagggcaggctgagagagcagagagagcgagcgggtgagagcagagagagggcaggctgagagaagagagcagagcagagagagaagagagcagagcagagagagcagagagagcagagaaaagagagagagcagagagagcgagcgggtgagagcagagagagggcaggctgagagagcagagagagcagggcgagagagcgagcagagagcagagagaagagagcaggctgagagagcagagagaagagagcatgctgagagagcagagagaagagagcaggctgagagagcagagagcattagatacgagagagcagagagcattagagagagagggagagaccggagagcaggctgagagagagagctgagagtgagagagaagagagagagggtagagagagcagagaacagaaagagagagatcagagaacagaaagagagagatcagagagaaaagaaagagagcagcagagagagcagagagcgagagagcagagaaaagaaagagagcagcagagagagcagagagcagcagagagagcagagagcagagagcgagagagcagagaacagagagagcagagagggcagagagagagagcagagaacgaGAGCAGAAAGAGCAGAGAAAgagcagcagagcagagagagagagcagagaacagagagcgcagagggagagagagagagagcagagaacagagagcgcagagggagagagagagagcagagagcgcagagggagagagagcagagagggagagagaacagagagagcagagagataggagagagcgcagagagagagagcagagagataggagagagcgcagagagagagagagcagaacgagagagagtagggagagagcagagagagcagaggtagagagagcagagagagcatagagagagagcgcagagagcgagagtagagagagagggagagagtagagagagcagaaagcaggctgagagagcagagagtgagagagagatagaagagagcagagcacagagagagagagagagagagagagagagagagagagagagagagcagagagagatgagagagagcagagagagagaagagagcagagagagaagagagcagagcagagagagagcagagagcagggaagagagagcagagagagcagagaaaagagagagagcagcagagagaggagagagagagagcagagaacagagagaagagagagcagagggagtgagagagcagagagaagagagagagagcagagaacagagagagcagagagagagcagagagagcagagaacgagagcagaaagagagagagcagagagagagagagagcagagaaaagagaaagagcagcagagcagagagagagtagagaacagagagagcagagggagagcgagagcagaaagagagagagagtagagagagagagagagcagagatagagcagagagagagatagagcagagagcagacagagagcagagagcagagagagaagagagcagagcagagagagaagagagcagagcagagcagagagagcagagagcagggaagagagagcagagagcagggaagagagagcagagagagcagagaaaagagagagcagagagggcaggctgagagagcagagagagcagggcgagagagggagagagagagagcagagagcaggctgagagagcagagagaagagagcaggctgagagagcagagagaagagagcatgctgagagagcagagagaagagagcaggctgagagagcagagagcattagatacgagagagcagagagcattagagagagggagagaccggagagcaggctgagagagcagagagagcagggcgagagagcagagcgagagagggagagaccggagagcaggctgagagagcagagagcattagatacgagagagcagagagcattagagagagagggagagaccggaaagcaggctgagagagcagagagagagcagagagtgagagagaagagagagagggtagagagagcagagaacagaaagaaaagagagagagcagcagagagagcagagagagaagagagcgagagagcagagaacagagagaagagagagcagagggagtgagagagcagagagaagagagcatagagagcagagagagagcagaaagagagagcagagagagcagaaaaagcagcagagcagagagagagcagagaacagagagagcagagagcagaaggagagcagagagcgcagagggagagagagagcagagagggcagagagagagcagagagggcagagagagagaggagagagagcagagagcaggctgagagaagagagcagagcagagagagaagagagcagagcagagagagcagagagcagggaagagagagcagagagcagagagagcagagaaaagagagagagagcgagcgggtgagagcagagagagggcaggctgagagagaagagagagcagggcgagagagcagagcgagagagggagggagagagcagagagcaggctgagagagcagagagaagagagcatgctgagagagcagagagaagagagcatgctgagagagaagagagaagagagcagagagaagagagcaggctgagagagcagagagaagagagcaggctgagagagcagagagcaggctgagagagcagagagaagagagcaggctgagagagcagagagcattagatacgagagagcagagagcattagagagagagggagagaccggagagcaggctgagatagcagagagtgagagagaagagagagagagggtagagagagcagagaacagaaagagagagatcagagagaaaagaaagagagcagcagagagagcagagagcgagagagcagagaacagagagagcagagggagtgagagagcagagagaagagagagagagcagagaacagagagagagcagagggcagagagagagagcagagaacgaGAGCAGAAAGAGCAGAGAAAgagcagcagagcagagagagagagcagagaacagagagagcagagggagagagagagagagcagagagcgcagagggagagagagcagagagggagagagaagagagataggagagagcgcagagagagagagcagagcgcagaacgagagagtagggagagagcagagagagagataagagagagagcagagagagcagaggtagagagagcagagagagcatagagggagcagagggagagagagagcagagagagcagagagagagagagcgagagcagaaagagagagagagtagagagagagcagaaagcaggctgagagagcagagagtgagagagagatagaagagagcagagcacagagagagagagagagagagagcagagatagagcagagagagcagagagagagaagagagcagagagagaagagagcagagcagagagcagggaagagagagcagagagagcagagaaaatagagagagcagcagagagaggagagagagagagcagagaacagagagaagagagagcagagggagtgagagagcagagagaagagagagagagcagagaacagagagagcagagagagagcagagagggcagagagagagcgcagagaacgagagcagaaagagagagagcagagagagagagcagagaaaagagaaagagcagcagagcagagacagagtagagaacagagagagcagagggagagagagagagcagagagggagagaaaacagagagagcagagagagagcagagagggcagagagagagagcagagagcagaaagagagagagagtagggagagcagagagagagagagaagagagagggcagagagggagagagaacagagagagcagagagagggcagagagggagagagagcagagagagagagtgcagagagagagagcagaaagagcgagagagtagagagaaagagggagagagtagagagagcagaaagcaggctgagggagcagagagagagagagcagagagtgagagatagagaagagaggacagagagcagagggagagagcagagagtagagagcagaaagagagcagagagagagccaagagagagagagcagaaagtaGGCTgagagtgcagagagagagagcagagtgagcagagtgagagatagagcagagaacagagagagatagcagagagagagcgagcagagaacaggctgagagagaagagagagagcgagagcagagaacagagagagcagagagagcagagagagaactctGTTGCTATTgtgaccctgcatcacaacactctgttgctatagtaaccctgcatcacaacactctgttgtACAATTTGTTTAATTCAATTCCACATAtttaattgttttgtatttcatttcaTATTAGTTTCATGTTTCAACCAATCGCAGGTTAACGTCAACCTGACAGAGGAAACGTAACATCAATAACCAAACTGTTTTCACAATTAACATGCTTTTCTTGTTTCAAGAATGTTTTATTATGAAAAGTACAATATATCCTTGTATACTTGTACAACTATGGAGCGTATGTCCATATATAATTATACAATTTGTTATTCAACATAAAAGACAACAAATGATCACATTGGTATTTTAacggttattgtgtgtgtgtttgttcagtgtgtgtgtttgtgtgtgtttgtccagtgtgtgtgtgagtacagtgtgtgtgtgtgtgtgtgagtacagtgtgtgtgtgtgagtacagtgtgtgtgtgtgtgtgtgtgtgtccagtgtgtgtgtgtgtgtccagtgtgagtgtgtgtgtgtccagtgtgagtgtgtgtgtatctgtccagtgtgtgtgtgtgtgtccagtgagtgtttgtgtgtgtccagtgtgtgtgtgtatctgtccagtgtgtatgtgtgtgtgtgtccagtgtttgtgtgtgtccagtgtgtgtgtatctgtccagtgtgtgtgtgtgtgtgtgtgtccagtgtgtctgtgtgtgtgtccagtgtgtgtgtgtccagtgtgtgtgtgtgtgtgtgtgtgtgtgtatctgtccagtgtgtgtgtgtgtgtgtgtgtccagtgtgagtgtgtgtgtgtgtgtccagtatgagtgtgtgtccagtgtgtgtccagtgtgtgtgtgtgtccagtgtgtgtgtgtgtgtgtgtgtgtttccagtgagtgtgtgtgtgtgtccagtgtgtgtgtgtgtgtgtgtccagtatgagtgtgtgtgtgtgtatctgtccagtgtgtgtgtgtgtgtgtgtgtgtgtgtccagtgagtgtgtgtgtgtgtccagtgtttgtgtgtgtccagtgtgtgtgtgtgtgtgtgtgtgtccagtgtgtgtgtgtgtgtccagtgtgtgtgtccagtgtgtgtgtgtgtgtccagtgtgtgtgtgtgtatgtgtgtgtttccagtgtgtgtgtgtgtccagtgtgagtgtgtgtgtgtgtccagtgtgtttccagtgtgtgtgtgtgtccagtgtgtgtgtgtgtgtgtgtgtgtgtatgtgtgtgtttccagtgtgtgtgtgtgtgtccagtgtgtgtgtgtgtgtccagtgtgtgtgtgtgtgtatgtgtgtgtttccagtgtgtgtgtgtgtatccagtgtctgtgtgccagtgtgtgtgtgtgtttgtgtccagtgtgtgtgtgtgtgtgtgtgtgtccagtgtgtgtgtgtctgtccagtgtgtttgtgtgtgtgtgtgtgtgtgtcaggttgttATTTCAGGGACACTGAGGAGTCAACATTATAAACCCtaaaccctggatagaggggctcagtgaatgtggaggtgaatgtgaTCAGGTGGGTCAGTATGTCAGAGGAGGCTCtatagaaggacagagtgccggctggccagtccagatacactcctactctTTGGGAGCTGGAGGGGACGTCTATGATATATAGATTATTATTGTGACAGGCAGAGTAACTGTTGTCAGAGCAGAACAGACTCCAGGACTTGTCATTGTGTCCAAGACAACAGTCCTTAACCCTTCCTCTCCTGTTgattcctttatatgtcactcctataCCAGCCCCCCCACTAcactctacctcccagtaacagcgcccagtcaaacactctctacacagcacctgtccccagtcctcaaatctctctgggtgatcaggatacggctgcttctctctcctacatgtcacctttctgttctcctcagacagagagaggtgtctgtttactgtgtttaggtccagtgtgagatcacagacatctgatggatgaaaccagacacaatattagaaatcatcatcattcacattagaatgttaactCACTTTTCACTAATTCAT
The sequence above is a segment of the Salvelinus alpinus chromosome 1, SLU_Salpinus.1, whole genome shotgun sequence genome. Coding sequences within it:
- the LOC139539769 gene encoding stonustoxin subunit beta-like — encoded protein: MIHNDLFVRLSGCLVTEEGCASLVSALESNPSHLRELDLSNNDLKDSGVNLVSAVLGNPHCKLETLRLSGCLVTEEGCASLVSALRSNPSHLRELDLSYNHPGDSGVRLLSAGLEDPHCRLEKLNVEHGGENTMKPGLRKYVCDLTLDLNTVNRHLSLSEENRKVTCRREKQPYPDHPERFEDWGQVLCRECLTGRCYWEVECSGGAGIGVTYKGINRRGRVKDCCLGHNDKSWSLFCSDNSYSACHNNNLYIIDVPSSSQRVGVYLDWPAGTLSFYRASSDILTHLITFTSTFTEPLYPGFRVYNVDSSVSLK